In one Lolium rigidum isolate FL_2022 chromosome 3, APGP_CSIRO_Lrig_0.1, whole genome shotgun sequence genomic region, the following are encoded:
- the LOC124701165 gene encoding uncharacterized protein LOC124701165 has product MPRRPGRRSRSEPRWSLSEPPPGLFPAGGEDLLRFLAVLAIAAGVAAACSLFNRRPNPNPNPLCDSDSPYADYDSCEPCPENGRCVDGKMMECVQGFKKYGNTCVEDGRLTRTANNIAELLHRRVCDDHARALCGHTGKISFKQLDISNMADELLSNHPARLTAAGIQVVKDRALQSVRAFLETTSTDNEAQAFKCPDLVAQLHRPLHCQVRQWIAGNVVFVVTFAILFAALLTLLWSVYKRRALSKRAEQIYEQVCEILEETAINAKIGISKCEPWVVTSWLRDHLLVTRERRNASLWKKVEELILEDSRIDQYPKVIKGESKVVLEWQASGSLSGKIKKMQGAPRGKTMSSSSVGAIRLAEEICGSSSKDKEEERSARKEGTNAFIM; this is encoded by the exons atgccgcggcggccggggaggaggagcAGGTCCGAGCCCCGGTGGTCTCTCTCCGAGCCGCCTCCGGGACTCTTCCCCGCAGGCGGCGAGGACCTCCTCCGCTTTCTTGCCGTGCTCGCCATCGCGGCCGGGGTGGCCGCAGCCTGCAGCCTCTTCAACCGCCGCCCCAACCCCAACCCCAACCCCTTGTGCGACTCCGACTCTCCTTACGCCGACTACG ATTCCTGTGAACCCTGCCCTGAGAACGGGCGGTGCGTGGACGGCAAGATGATGGAGTGCGTGCAGGGATTCAAGAAATATGGCAACACATGCGTAGAGGATGGTCGGCTCACCCGAACTGCTAACAATATC GCAGAGCTGCTGCATCGCAGGGTTTGCGACGACCATGCCCGCGCTTTATGCGGCCACACCGGCAAAATCTCG TTCAAACAACTTGATATCTCAAACATGGCCGATGAGTTACTGTCCAACCACCCTGCCCGCCTAACCGCCGCTGGAATCCAAGTCGTCAAAGATAGGGCGCTGCAGAGCGTGCGTGCCTTCCTTGAGACGACGTCAACTGATAATGA AGCCCAAGCTTTTAAATGCCCAGACCTGGTCGCGCAACTTCATAGGCCCCTACATTGTCAAGTTCGCCAGTGGATCGCCGGAAATGTCGTCTTTGTTGTCACCTTCGCTATCCTC TTTGCAGCGCTGCTCACGCTTCTATGGAGCGTTTACAAGAGACGGGCACTGTCAAAGAGAGCCGAGCAGATATACGAGCAG GTGTGTGAAATCCTTGAAGAGACTGCCATAAATGCTAAGATTGGCATCTCCAAATGCGAGCCTTGGGTGGTCACCTCTTGGTTGCGTGATCATCTACTGGTTACCCGAGAGAGACGGAATGCTTCGCTGTGGAAGAAG GTGGAAGAATTGATACTTGAAGACTCTCGCATAGATCAGTATCCAAAAGTTATCAAGGGAGAGTCGAAAGTTGTTCTTGAGTGGCAAG CTAGCGGGTCACTGAGTGGGAAGATAAAGAAGATGCAAGGCGCACCGCGGGGCAAGACAATGAGCAGCAGCAGTGTTGGTGCCATCAGACTTGCTGAAGAAATCTGCGGTAGCAGCAgcaaagacaaggaggaggagcgTTCAGCACGCAAAGAAGGAACCAATGCTTTCATCATGTAA
- the LOC124701167 gene encoding ribose-phosphate pyrophosphokinase 1-like: MASTSTSMASLCSFLSSPRPSPDLATVLLSIAPCRPLRRRWSCRAGSGSTYDYRSSNNPVQAPPDLHFLPEPEPVAERNNSTSSRLRIFSGTANPTLAQEIACYLGLELGKIKIKRFADGELYVQLQESVRGCDVFLVQPTCPPANENLMELLIMIDACRRASAKTITAVVPYFGYARADRKMQGRESIAAKLVANLITQAGAHRVLACDLHSGQSIGYFDIPVDHVYGQPVILDYLASKTICPNDVVVVSPDVGGVARARAFAKKLSDAPLAIVDKRRLGHNQAEVMNLIGDVRGKVAVMVDDMIDTAGTMSKGAELLHREGAKAVYACSTHAVLSPPAVDRLSGGLFQEVIITNTVPVPLHQQFPQLTVLSVANLLGETIWRVHDDCSVSSIFQ, translated from the coding sequence atggcctccacctccacctccatggccagcTTGTGCTCCTTTCTTTCCTCTCCTCGCCCATCACCCGACTTGGCAACCGTCCTACTCTCCATCGCGCCTTGTCGTCCTCTTCGCCGGAGATGGAGCTGCAGAGCCGGAAGCGGCAGCACGTACGATTACAGGAGCAGCAATAATCCAGTGCAGGCACCTCCGGACCTGCACTTCCTCCCGGAACCGGAACCGGTGGCGGAGCGTAACAACTCCACGAGCAGCCGGCTGCGCATCTTCTCCGGCACAGCGAACCCGACGCTGGCGCAGGAGATCGCCTGCTACCTGGGGCTGGAACTGGGCAAGATCAAGATCAAGCGATTCGCTGACGGCGAGCTCTACGTGCAGCTGCAGGAGAGCGTGCGCGGCTGCGACGTGTTCCTGGTGCAGCCCACCTGCCCTCCCGCCAACGAGAACCTCATGGAGCTCCTCATCATGATCGACGCCTGCCGCCGCGCCTCCGCCAAGACCATCACCGCCGTGGTCCCCTACTTCGGCTACGCGCGGGCCGACCGCAAGATGCAGGGGCGCGAGTCCATCGCTGCCAAGCTCGTCGCCAACCTCATCACGCAGGCCGGCGCCCACCGCGTCCTCGCCTGCGACCTCCACTCGGGCCAGTCCATCGGCTACTTCGACATCCCCGTCGACCACGTCTACGGCCAGCCCGTCATCCTCGACTACCTCGCCAGCAAGACCATCTGCCCCAACGACGTCGTGGTGGTCTCCCCCGACGTGGGCGGCGTCGCCAGGGCACGCGCCTTCGCCAAGAAGCTCTCCGATGCTCCCCTGGCCATTGTCGACAAGAGGCGGCTCGGCCATAACCAGGCCGAGGTCATGAACCTCATCGGCGACGTCAGGGGAAAGGTAGCCGTCATGGTGGAcgacatgatcgacacggccgggACCATGTCCAAGGGCGCCGAGCTGCTGCACAGGGAAGGGGCAAAAGCCGTGTACGCCTGCAGCACACACGCCGTGCTCAGCCCGCCCGCCGTCGACAGGCTCTCCGGCGGCCTCTTCCAGGAGGTGATCATCACCAACACCGTCCCCGTGCCGCTGCACCAGCAGTTCCCGCAGCTCACCGTCCTCTCCGTCGCCAACCTGCTCGGGGAGACCATCTGGCGCGTACACGACGACTGCTCCGTCAGCAGCATCTTCCAGTGA